A DNA window from Brassica napus cultivar Da-Ae chromosome C1, Da-Ae, whole genome shotgun sequence contains the following coding sequences:
- the LOC106373235 gene encoding uncharacterized protein LOC106373235, protein MADQQTNLDRAYGVTNIKKHIPLILDIDDHNNDAWKELFLTHCQSFDVSGHLDGTLLPADDNDHRWKKRDGLVKLWLYGTISKNLFKSAFITGGTARQIWIKVESFFRNNKEARAIQLDHDLRTKEIGDKSIHTYPRNSNQSPILMQREYLGIF, encoded by the coding sequence ATGGCTGATCAACAAACAAACCTTGATCGCGCTTATGGCGTTACAAACATAAAAAAGCATATTCCTCTCATTCTCGACATTGATGATCATAACAACGACGCATGGAAAGAACTTTTCCTCACTCACTGCCAGTCCTTCGATGTCTCAGGACACCTTGATGGTACTCTTCTTCCTGCAGACGACAATGACCATCGATGGAAAAAGAGAGATGGTCTGGTCAAGCTTTGGCTATATGGCACTATATCAAAGAATCTCTTCAAAAGCGCGTTCATAACTGGTGGTACAGCACGTCAAATCTGGATCAAAGTGGAGAGCTTTTTCCGCAACAACAAAGAAGCCAGAGCCATCCAGTTAGATCATGATCTCAGGACAAAAGAAATTGGTGACAAATCCATCCATACCTACCCCAGGAACTCAAATCAATCTCCGATCTTGATGCAGAGAGAATATTTAGgaatattctaa